The Candidatus Methanoperedens sp. genome includes a region encoding these proteins:
- the pyrI gene encoding aspartate carbamoyltransferase regulatory subunit: MTDLEETGDLNSFSGSSKKEMRVRRIKHGTVIDHITAGQALNVLRILGISGTTTAVVSAAMNVPSGFLGFKDIVKVEDRELEEEEVDRISLIAPNATINIIRDFEVIEKYRVDLPERIEGIVKCSNPNCISNTNEPVVSKFAVNKKPVELRCIYCDHVISEGIAEHLI; encoded by the coding sequence ATGACTGACCTTGAGGAAACCGGAGATTTGAATTCTTTTTCCGGGTCATCAAAAAAAGAGATGCGTGTACGTAGGATAAAGCACGGAACGGTGATTGATCATATCACGGCGGGTCAGGCGCTCAATGTGCTGCGAATACTCGGGATATCTGGCACTACTACTGCGGTCGTAAGCGCTGCCATGAATGTGCCCAGCGGGTTTCTGGGATTCAAGGATATCGTCAAAGTAGAGGACAGGGAGCTTGAAGAGGAGGAAGTGGACAGGATATCGCTGATAGCGCCGAATGCCACAATCAATATCATCCGCGATTTCGAGGTTATCGAGAAATACAGGGTCGATCTCCCGGAGCGTATCGAGGGTATTGTGAAATGTTCAAATCCTAACTGTATTTCCAATACGAATGAACCGGTTGTTTCAAAGTTTGCCGTGAATAAGAAGCCTGTGGAACTGAGATGCATATACTGCGACCACGTGATCTCTGAGGGGATCGCGGAGCATTTGATTTGA
- the pyrB gene encoding aspartate carbamoyltransferase, whose product MLRHIISMRDFSRDEIDFILNRAKEFEPFAKGKKSDLLSGKILATLFYEPSTRTRLSFDTAMKRLGGEVIDMGSIESSSVAKGENLADTIRVIGNYADAIILRHPREGAARMASEYSKVPIINAGDGAGHHPTQTLLDLYTIMRESNLQGLKIALVGDLKYGRTVHSLAYALSLYHADMTLISPKQLQMPDVIKKDLKKQGAVVSETTNIEDVIGDVDVLYVTRIQKERFPDSAEYQKVAGIYRVTEELLKKARDDLIVMHPLPRIDEIDPEVDRTKYARYFEQSFYGVPVRMALLAMALEAA is encoded by the coding sequence ATGTTGCGTCATATCATCTCAATGAGGGATTTTTCAAGAGATGAGATCGATTTCATTCTGAACAGGGCAAAGGAATTCGAGCCATTTGCAAAAGGTAAAAAATCCGATCTGCTATCAGGAAAGATTCTTGCCACGCTTTTCTATGAACCGAGCACACGCACAAGATTATCCTTTGATACTGCAATGAAGAGGCTCGGCGGGGAGGTCATTGACATGGGGTCGATAGAGTCAAGTTCGGTGGCCAAGGGAGAAAATCTCGCTGATACCATAAGGGTGATAGGGAATTATGCAGACGCTATCATATTGCGCCATCCCAGGGAAGGCGCGGCCCGGATGGCTTCCGAGTATTCAAAAGTGCCGATAATCAATGCGGGAGACGGGGCAGGGCATCATCCCACCCAGACTCTGCTTGACCTTTACACTATCATGCGCGAGAGCAATCTTCAGGGGCTCAAGATAGCGCTCGTGGGAGACCTGAAATACGGAAGAACGGTCCATTCACTCGCTTATGCTCTTTCCCTGTATCACGCCGACATGACACTTATCTCGCCTAAACAGCTCCAGATGCCCGATGTTATCAAAAAGGACCTGAAAAAGCAGGGTGCAGTAGTCAGTGAGACTACGAACATCGAGGATGTGATCGGGGATGTGGATGTGCTGTATGTAACCAGGATACAGAAAGAACGCTTCCCAGACTCGGCTGAGTATCAGAAAGTGGCGGGAATATACAGGGTAACAGAAGAGCTTCTGAAGAAAGCCCGTGATGATCTTATAGTAATGCATCCACTGCCCCGTATAGATGAGATCGACCCGGAAGTGGACAGGACAAAATATGCGCGGTATTTTGAGCAGTCCTTTTACGGTGTGCCTGTTCGTATGGCGCTCCTGGCAATGGCGCTTGAGGCAGCATGA
- the dapF gene encoding diaminopimelate epimerase — MIHFTKLHGNGNDFILIDEYDGEIVSEKAVFAQIYCNRRFGIGGDGVLYLGSSDKADLRMRIFNSDGTEAEMCGNGIRCLVKYALDEGYIKERATVETVCGVLSISSRTEDRTWITVDMGKPQFAREKIPAKGKGEFLLSKMHGFDVSAVNTGVPHAVIFVDSLDDQLISKAPEIRYDPIFPKGTNVNFVHVDSRDEITIRTYERGVEAETFSCGTGSVASAAMAHRLGKTDDKVKVNTKGGELRISLTNEAALMEGSAERVFEGTINLNQNITY; from the coding sequence ATGATCCATTTCACAAAACTTCATGGCAACGGGAACGATTTCATTCTGATAGACGAATACGATGGAGAGATCGTTTCTGAAAAGGCAGTTTTTGCACAGATATACTGCAATCGCAGATTCGGGATAGGGGGAGATGGTGTCCTGTATCTTGGAAGCTCGGATAAAGCCGACCTCAGGATGCGAATATTCAATTCAGATGGGACAGAGGCCGAGATGTGCGGAAATGGCATACGATGTCTTGTGAAATATGCGCTGGATGAAGGGTATATCAAAGAGAGGGCAACAGTTGAAACCGTTTGTGGGGTGCTTTCCATAAGTTCGCGGACTGAGGATAGAACATGGATCACCGTGGACATGGGCAAACCCCAGTTCGCCAGGGAAAAGATCCCGGCAAAAGGGAAAGGCGAGTTCCTTTTGTCCAAGATGCACGGGTTCGATGTCTCGGCTGTCAATACAGGTGTCCCGCATGCGGTAATTTTCGTGGATTCGCTTGACGACCAGCTGATCTCAAAAGCGCCGGAGATACGCTACGACCCCATTTTCCCGAAGGGGACGAATGTGAATTTCGTGCATGTGGATTCGCGCGATGAGATCACCATTCGCACTTATGAGCGCGGAGTGGAGGCTGAAACTTTCAGCTGCGGAACGGGTTCGGTAGCCAGTGCGGCAATGGCCCACAGGCTTGGCAAGACAGATGATAAGGTCAAGGTGAATACAAAGGGGGGGGAATTGAGAATCAGCCTGACGAATGAAGCAGCATTAATGGAGGGGAGCGCAGAGAGGGTATTTGAGGGTACAATAAATTTAAATCAGAATATCACTTATTAA
- a CDS encoding DNA integrity scanning protein DisA nucleotide-binding domain protein — MDNVDKNKDIKPEVMRVILNISKALAKEKQGALFVIADREKIQGNYRPHYPQLQFADNLLTRGMDSVVEKLATLDGAVIFTPHGELVAYGSRILRSETLLGFGTKHAAAKGITLFDDSITAVLVSEESGWIKVFQKGDIVLETDSVDIEPSTLDKVSRFLTNHDMALLAGAGITVAAGIVSAPAVLIVGGAYMVVKTAGSMISSALKKEKPK, encoded by the coding sequence ATGGATAATGTTGACAAGAATAAGGATATTAAGCCTGAGGTAATGCGGGTTATCCTTAATATCTCAAAGGCCCTCGCCAAGGAAAAACAGGGCGCTCTTTTTGTCATTGCGGACAGGGAAAAGATCCAGGGTAATTACAGGCCGCATTATCCCCAGTTACAGTTTGCCGATAATCTCCTCACCAGAGGAATGGATTCTGTTGTGGAAAAGCTGGCTACTCTTGACGGAGCCGTGATCTTTACACCTCATGGGGAATTGGTAGCATATGGTTCAAGGATATTGAGATCAGAAACACTTCTCGGTTTTGGAACAAAACATGCTGCTGCAAAAGGTATAACTTTATTCGATGATTCAATCACGGCGGTACTGGTTTCAGAGGAAAGCGGCTGGATAAAGGTATTCCAGAAAGGGGACATCGTGCTAGAAACGGACTCGGTGGATATCGAACCCTCAACACTTGACAAGGTTTCCCGTTTCCTTACGAACCATGACATGGCTTTGCTTGCAGGCGCGGGAATAACTGTTGCTGCAGGTATAGTTTCTGCCCCGGCGGTATTGATAGTGGGCGGGGCATACATGGTTGTGAAGACAGCCGGCTCCATGATATCTTCCGCCTTGAAGAAAGAAAAACCCAAGTGA
- the smc gene encoding chromosome segregation protein SMC, giving the protein MHIKEIELQNFKSFGKKVKIPFFDDFTTISGPNGSGKSNIIDGILFALGLSNSRVMRAEKLTDLIYNADKGRKDYAQVTIRFDNTDREMPVDSDEIVITRKVRQTETGYYSYYYFNDTPVSLTDIHNHLSRAKITPEGYNVVMQGDVTRIIEMTATERRKIIDEIAGVAEFDEKKDQAMNELEIVRERIERVDIILAEVYDQLARLQQERDQALKYQSLRDEKRKYEGYVLLAKLKDARNEQEKITGEMRDKETRREELVKLVEERRNELSGIEEKLANLNSAIMQKGEGEQIALRKDIESIKGEISRCFGTIELAENEINDIESQRRKSFLEVDSTQGRVAEHDTKLNEENLRIETLSNELNDKNTQLLVVKSRIAEVDAQFVETRDKLAERKAELESLKTGKNELMREEDRLLDAIRRKSSEARDMELEIEDSLSRIQSADFDAGNVKTQVEEINAKKREIAKDIFDLEKNRVQIKSVISDLESQLRTFQQEYAKSEARIKMAKDMSYSEPVDSILRAKKNKELPGIYGTIAELGKVDKEYATALEIAAGSRMQAVVVDNDEDAARAITYLKERRLGRVTFLPLNKMEAIQPLSKKEKEGVIDYAINLVDFDKKLDPAFWYVFRDTLVTDHLTTARKMMGGKRLVTLDGELIEKAGAMTGGTIRSKLTFASGEEENLKKIAEQIAEYEGRRKSAVSKFEKLEGHLEEIKTELRNYDNEITKLELQMVEIKSRGTRLAEIMETRRKQIKEIEDSRIEIKKQMDGIEEQKREKDAVINTILEEISKIEALLKGSEVPELGAKASRIEEEIDRFESRLRDIEAGLNAITLDRKYALEKINETKERLSLLDAKKGVIRDKINAQRELARTLESDLNLKKIREKELGGELLELQNNREQVQKEYSSLKERLEDVQRLLNELERNILALTSTKDALTEQIIGLDNEIAERGLNRDEEIPSSESIASRISALTRAMEKLEPVNMRAIDEYNEVDNRQKDLKSRRDILFHEREEILVRIKKCEEMKKEAFMNSFKGVNEQFKQVFAELSDGSGELFLEKPDEPFSGGMTIKARPSEKTLQRLEAMSGGEKSLTALSLLFAIQQYRPAPFYAFDEIDMFLDGVNAERVARRIQKSAAKAQFIVVSLRKPMIEAARRTVGVAMQENNISSITGIKLN; this is encoded by the coding sequence TTGCATATCAAAGAGATAGAACTTCAAAACTTCAAATCCTTCGGTAAAAAAGTAAAAATCCCTTTTTTTGATGATTTCACCACTATTTCAGGACCAAACGGAAGCGGCAAATCCAATATTATCGACGGTATCCTTTTCGCCCTCGGTCTTTCAAATTCAAGGGTGATGAGGGCCGAGAAACTCACAGACCTTATATACAATGCCGATAAGGGGAGAAAAGATTATGCCCAGGTCACGATCCGTTTTGATAATACCGACCGCGAGATGCCGGTGGATTCTGATGAGATCGTAATTACGCGCAAAGTGAGGCAGACCGAAACTGGATATTACAGTTACTATTATTTTAATGATACGCCAGTCAGCCTGACGGATATTCATAACCATCTCTCCCGGGCCAAAATAACGCCTGAAGGTTACAACGTTGTGATGCAGGGGGATGTCACACGGATCATAGAGATGACCGCCACAGAGAGACGGAAGATAATCGATGAGATAGCAGGTGTGGCAGAATTTGATGAGAAAAAAGACCAGGCCATGAACGAGCTTGAGATCGTCAGGGAGCGCATAGAACGCGTGGATATCATACTGGCAGAAGTGTATGACCAGCTGGCCAGGCTCCAGCAGGAACGCGACCAGGCTTTGAAATACCAATCTCTCAGGGACGAGAAACGAAAATATGAGGGATACGTTCTGCTGGCGAAGCTCAAAGATGCAAGGAACGAACAGGAGAAAATCACGGGAGAGATGCGTGATAAGGAGACGAGGAGAGAGGAACTTGTAAAACTGGTGGAAGAGCGCAGGAACGAGCTCAGTGGGATCGAAGAAAAACTCGCTAACCTGAATTCCGCTATAATGCAGAAAGGTGAAGGCGAACAGATCGCCCTCAGGAAAGACATCGAATCCATCAAGGGTGAGATATCCCGCTGCTTCGGCACCATAGAACTTGCGGAAAACGAAATAAATGATATCGAATCCCAGCGAAGAAAATCCTTCCTGGAAGTAGATTCAACCCAGGGAAGGGTAGCAGAACATGACACCAAATTGAATGAAGAAAACCTAAGAATTGAAACGCTCTCAAATGAGCTTAACGACAAAAATACACAGCTTCTGGTGGTAAAGAGCAGGATTGCAGAAGTCGATGCTCAATTTGTCGAAACCCGGGATAAGCTTGCTGAGCGAAAAGCAGAACTCGAATCCCTCAAAACCGGCAAGAATGAACTCATGCGCGAGGAGGACAGGCTGCTTGATGCGATACGGCGGAAGTCATCAGAAGCACGGGATATGGAACTTGAGATAGAAGATTCCCTGTCCAGGATACAATCCGCTGATTTTGATGCCGGTAATGTAAAAACGCAAGTAGAAGAGATAAATGCGAAAAAGCGGGAAATTGCGAAGGACATATTTGATCTTGAGAAAAACAGGGTGCAGATCAAAAGCGTGATAAGCGACCTGGAGAGCCAGCTCCGGACGTTCCAGCAGGAGTATGCCAAATCAGAAGCGCGTATCAAGATGGCAAAAGATATGAGCTACAGCGAGCCGGTCGATTCGATACTTCGCGCAAAGAAAAACAAGGAGCTCCCGGGAATCTACGGTACGATAGCAGAACTTGGGAAAGTTGATAAAGAATATGCCACAGCCCTTGAGATCGCGGCGGGATCAAGGATGCAGGCAGTAGTGGTGGATAATGATGAGGACGCTGCCAGGGCTATTACATATTTGAAAGAAAGACGTCTTGGCAGAGTGACGTTCTTGCCTCTCAATAAAATGGAGGCAATTCAGCCCCTTTCAAAAAAGGAAAAGGAAGGTGTCATTGATTACGCCATCAACCTTGTTGATTTTGATAAGAAGCTTGACCCTGCATTCTGGTACGTTTTCCGCGATACTTTAGTAACAGACCATCTGACAACCGCAAGGAAGATGATGGGTGGGAAACGGCTGGTCACGCTTGACGGCGAACTGATAGAGAAAGCCGGTGCAATGACGGGAGGTACTATCAGGTCTAAGCTCACTTTTGCAAGCGGGGAGGAGGAAAACCTGAAGAAGATAGCTGAGCAGATAGCGGAATACGAGGGGAGGCGTAAGTCCGCCGTATCCAAATTCGAAAAACTCGAAGGGCATCTTGAGGAGATCAAGACCGAATTGAGGAACTACGATAATGAAATAACGAAGCTTGAACTGCAGATGGTAGAGATCAAGAGCAGAGGAACGAGGCTTGCAGAAATAATGGAAACCAGAAGAAAACAGATCAAGGAAATCGAGGATTCCCGCATCGAGATAAAGAAGCAGATGGATGGCATCGAGGAACAAAAGCGCGAAAAGGATGCAGTGATCAATACAATATTAGAGGAAATCAGCAAGATCGAAGCGCTCCTGAAAGGCTCGGAAGTCCCGGAGCTGGGTGCCAAGGCATCCCGGATAGAGGAAGAGATCGACCGATTTGAATCAAGGCTGCGGGATATCGAAGCAGGGTTAAATGCCATAACACTTGACAGGAAATATGCCCTGGAGAAAATAAATGAGACAAAGGAGCGGCTTTCTCTTCTCGACGCTAAGAAGGGTGTTATCAGGGATAAGATAAATGCCCAGCGAGAGCTGGCCAGAACACTGGAATCCGACCTGAACTTGAAGAAGATCAGGGAAAAAGAGCTCGGAGGCGAACTCCTTGAACTTCAAAATAATCGGGAACAGGTTCAAAAAGAATATTCATCGCTTAAAGAAAGGCTTGAGGATGTCCAGAGGCTGTTGAACGAACTGGAAAGGAACATTCTTGCCCTGACCTCAACAAAAGATGCGCTCACCGAGCAGATCATCGGCCTTGATAATGAGATCGCGGAGCGAGGCTTGAACCGGGATGAAGAGATACCGTCATCTGAATCCATCGCTTCCAGGATCTCGGCGCTCACGCGGGCGATGGAGAAGCTTGAACCTGTTAACATGAGGGCGATCGATGAGTACAATGAGGTTGACAACAGGCAGAAGGACCTAAAATCACGGCGCGATATCCTGTTCCATGAGAGAGAAGAGATACTGGTGCGCATCAAGAAATGCGAAGAGATGAAAAAGGAGGCGTTCATGAACAGCTTCAAGGGAGTGAATGAACAATTCAAACAGGTCTTTGCGGAGCTGTCCGATGGAAGCGGTGAACTTTTCCTTGAAAAGCCCGACGAGCCATTTTCAGGCGGGATGACGATAAAGGCCCGACCATCGGAAAAAACCCTGCAGCGCCTTGAGGCAATGTCAGGGGGAGAGAAAAGCCTGACCGCTTTGTCGCTTCTTTTTGCAATCCAGCAATATAGACCCGCTCCTTTCTATGCATTTGACGAGATAGATATGTTCCTTGATGGCGTGAATGCGGAAAGGGTGGCCAGGCGAATCCAGAAATCCGCGGCGAAAGCCCAGTTCATTGTGGTTTCGCTCAGAAAGCCGATGATAGAGGCTGCCAGGAGGACAGTAGGCGTGGCAATGCAGGAGAACAATATTTCGAGTATTACGGGGATCAAGTTGAATTGA
- the aspS gene encoding aspartate--tRNA(Asn) ligase, translating to MIRTHYSTQITPEMNGRTVTICGWAHEIRDLGGITFLVVRDREGLVQVTLFKKTIDKNVLEIVRNISRESVVAVTGNVKKEAKAPNGYELVPTDVKVLGKADSPLPMDTTGKVDADLDTRLDARFMDMRRASTQAIFRIRHLILKSIREFLEREGFVEITTPKVVATATEGGTALFPITYFEREAFLNQSPQLFKQLMMSGGLDRVFEIGPIFRAEEHDTRKHLNEATSIDIEASFLDNEDVMVILENLVNYVYTGVAKNGANYLEKLGVELKIPKTPFRRITYEEAINIARENGEQIEWGDDLSTESEHSIGKAIGEHYFIVDWPTKIKPFYAMPYENKPEICRAFDMMHPRMELSSGAQRVHSYELLRSRITDQGLNPDGFEFYLKAFKFGMPPHAGWGLGAERLLMTMLDIENIREVVLFPRDRKRLSP from the coding sequence ATGATAAGAACTCATTACTCAACTCAGATAACACCAGAAATGAACGGAAGAACAGTCACTATTTGCGGCTGGGCGCATGAGATACGCGATCTTGGCGGGATCACTTTTCTGGTAGTAAGGGACAGGGAAGGGCTTGTACAGGTCACATTATTCAAGAAAACCATAGACAAGAACGTTTTAGAAATCGTACGGAACATCTCCCGCGAGTCGGTGGTTGCTGTCACTGGAAATGTCAAAAAAGAGGCAAAGGCACCTAATGGGTATGAACTTGTCCCGACCGATGTGAAGGTACTTGGTAAAGCGGATTCACCGCTGCCCATGGACACCACGGGTAAAGTGGATGCCGATCTTGATACAAGGCTGGATGCGAGGTTCATGGATATGCGGCGTGCGTCTACCCAGGCGATCTTCAGGATAAGGCACCTTATTCTGAAGAGCATAAGGGAGTTCCTTGAACGGGAAGGATTTGTTGAGATTACGACCCCCAAGGTGGTTGCCACCGCTACCGAGGGAGGGACCGCCCTTTTTCCGATAACGTATTTTGAACGCGAGGCTTTTCTGAACCAGAGCCCGCAGTTGTTCAAGCAGCTTATGATGTCCGGCGGACTTGACCGCGTATTCGAGATTGGCCCCATATTCAGGGCTGAAGAACACGATACGCGAAAGCATTTGAATGAGGCCACCTCGATCGATATCGAGGCGAGTTTTCTTGATAACGAGGATGTGATGGTCATACTTGAAAACCTTGTCAATTATGTTTATACCGGCGTTGCAAAGAACGGTGCAAATTATCTGGAAAAACTCGGTGTGGAGCTGAAAATCCCAAAAACCCCATTCAGGCGTATAACATATGAAGAGGCAATAAACATAGCCCGGGAGAATGGTGAACAAATAGAATGGGGTGATGACCTGAGTACAGAATCCGAGCACTCCATCGGAAAGGCGATAGGAGAGCATTATTTCATCGTAGATTGGCCTACAAAAATAAAGCCCTTCTACGCAATGCCATACGAGAATAAGCCTGAGATTTGCAGGGCGTTCGATATGATGCATCCGCGCATGGAACTCTCTTCGGGAGCACAGCGTGTGCATTCGTACGAACTGCTGCGCAGCAGGATAACGGATCAGGGGCTGAACCCCGACGGGTTCGAGTTCTATCTCAAGGCATTCAAGTTCGGCATGCCGCCGCATGCGGGCTGGGGCCTGGGAGCGGAACGGCTTCTCATGACAATGCTGGATATCGAGAATATCCGCGAGGTCGTGCTGTTCCCGCGGGACAGGAAACGATTGTCCCCATAA
- a CDS encoding SIMPL domain-containing protein (The SIMPL domain is named for its presence in mouse protein SIMPL (signalling molecule that associates with mouse pelle-like kinase). Bacterial member BP26, from Brucella, was shown to assemble into a channel-like structure, while YggE from E. coli has been associated with resistance to oxidative stress.) has product MKEISDNRIYLFIVILSIALVLTAASLYAFMAGGGKSSVSQKEDHTLSVSGSASTFVIPDTASLSIGVQTQGKDASEASEKNAVLMNAVISALKNLGLADKEIRTTFLSVQPVYNYSRDGITQGIVGYTASNNVQVTTQMLDKLGDIVDKSVNSGANQVSGISFMVSEEKQKQARDDLLVNAVKDAGDKAKKLAESLNVRIVSVRATSISEGGFPQPLFQTTVLAEKAATPVLPGESMVTLSVQVEYIIE; this is encoded by the coding sequence ATGAAAGAAATATCCGATAATAGAATCTATTTATTCATAGTTATACTCTCAATAGCCCTTGTGCTAACAGCGGCTAGCTTGTACGCCTTTATGGCAGGCGGGGGAAAATCGTCCGTATCGCAGAAGGAAGATCATACTCTTTCCGTTTCTGGCTCGGCATCCACATTTGTAATTCCCGATACGGCTTCCCTAAGTATCGGCGTCCAGACCCAGGGAAAAGATGCAAGTGAAGCTTCAGAAAAAAATGCTGTTCTGATGAATGCCGTAATAAGCGCGCTGAAAAATCTGGGGCTGGCGGATAAGGAGATCAGAACAACGTTTCTTTCGGTCCAGCCTGTATACAACTATAGCAGGGATGGCATTACACAAGGGATTGTGGGATATACTGCCTCAAATAATGTCCAGGTAACCACCCAGATGCTTGATAAACTTGGGGATATAGTGGATAAATCGGTGAATTCCGGGGCTAACCAGGTCAGCGGGATATCTTTTATGGTATCAGAAGAAAAGCAGAAACAAGCCCGGGATGACCTGCTGGTCAATGCGGTAAAGGATGCTGGAGATAAGGCCAAAAAACTTGCAGAGAGCCTGAATGTCAGGATTGTCAGCGTCAGGGCCACTTCGATAAGCGAGGGTGGATTTCCGCAACCATTATTCCAGACGACGGTATTAGCAGAAAAAGCAGCAACTCCGGTCCTGCCAGGTGAGTCCATGGTGACGCTGTCAGTTCAGGTGGAATATATAATCGAGTAG
- a CDS encoding HEAT repeat domain-containing protein, with product MGLLDFFKHDVERMEAKSDVKGLMEALKNKNEQVRMKAVGALGNIGDKRAVESLSQALKDKNCHIRKRTSEVLGEIGDRRAVEPLIAALKDTSKHVRWRAVEALGSIGDKRAVEPLIAALKDESEYVREEASKALGKIGDKRAVEPLISVLKDGSEYVREEAAEALGKIGDKRALEPLISALRDGSEYVRDLAGDALVKIEDKRTVGSLIMALKDGNEYVRKRAAEALGEIGNKRAIEPLVHSLKDGDLEVRKKAVEALGKIGDKKSVEPLILCLRDIFPDIREEAAEALVRIGEPAVEPLISALKDEDWDVRWRSTGALVKIGEPAVEPLIAALKDGNEYVREDAASALVKIGEPAVEALILALKDRNEYVREEAAAALVKIGEPVVGPLIKALKGGDVAVRKRAAEVLVEIGETPENLGKNEDK from the coding sequence ATGGGATTACTTGATTTTTTTAAGCATGATGTGGAAAGAATGGAGGCCAAAAGTGATGTAAAAGGACTTATGGAGGCGCTGAAGAATAAGAACGAGCAAGTTCGAATGAAAGCGGTTGGGGCTCTGGGCAATATTGGCGACAAAAGAGCAGTGGAATCCCTAAGTCAGGCATTAAAGGATAAAAATTGCCATATTCGAAAAAGAACTTCAGAAGTTCTGGGGGAGATAGGGGATAGAAGGGCGGTAGAACCCCTCATTGCGGCTTTAAAAGATACGAGTAAACATGTTCGATGGAGAGCGGTAGAGGCCCTTGGAAGCATAGGTGATAAAAGAGCAGTTGAACCTCTGATCGCAGCCCTGAAAGATGAAAGCGAGTATGTCAGGGAGGAAGCGTCAAAAGCTCTCGGGAAGATAGGGGATAAAAGAGCAGTAGAGCCCCTGATATCTGTCTTAAAGGATGGGAGCGAGTATGTAAGGGAGGAAGCGGCCGAAGCCCTTGGAAAGATAGGGGATAAACGGGCGTTGGAACCCCTGATATCTGCCCTGAGAGATGGGAGCGAGTATGTAAGGGATTTGGCAGGAGATGCGCTAGTAAAAATTGAAGATAAGAGAACAGTGGGATCTCTTATTATGGCTTTGAAGGATGGGAATGAGTATGTCAGAAAGAGAGCAGCAGAAGCTCTTGGGGAAATAGGCAATAAAAGGGCAATAGAACCTCTTGTTCATTCATTGAAGGATGGTGACCTTGAAGTTCGGAAGAAAGCAGTAGAAGCTCTCGGGAAGATTGGAGATAAAAAGAGTGTGGAACCGCTCATTCTCTGTTTAAGGGATATTTTCCCGGATATCCGGGAGGAAGCGGCCGAGGCGCTTGTAAGGATAGGAGAACCTGCGGTAGAACCTTTGATTTCCGCCCTGAAGGATGAGGACTGGGATGTCAGATGGAGATCGACAGGAGCTCTTGTAAAGATAGGCGAACCTGCCGTAGAACCTTTGATAGCGGCTTTGAAGGATGGGAATGAATATGTACGGGAGGATGCGGCTTCGGCTCTGGTAAAGATAGGAGAACCAGCAGTTGAAGCATTGATATTGGCCCTGAAAGACAGGAATGAATATGTGAGGGAGGAAGCAGCCGCAGCCCTGGTGAAAATAGGAGAACCGGTGGTTGGGCCCTTGATCAAGGCTCTGAAGGGAGGAGACGTTGCAGTAAGGAAGAGGGCGGCAGAAGTTCTGGTTGAGATCGGTGAGACGCCCGAGAACCTTGGAAAAAATGAAGATAAATGA
- a CDS encoding acyl-CoA dehydratase activase has protein sequence MIGLDVGSTTAKIVRIENGDIKYAITGTHNWKDLVSGMDKDEIVSTGYFRNSVPHRASVTEITAAIYGVRHYYPEADVIVDIGGQDTKVIDIKRNNFVINDKCSAGTGAFLEFVANYFKIELDDLGSLHFQAERIPDINNTCGVFAISEMISQLVAGYSKEEVIAGMHYAFARRISYMVPETEHIVLIGGTVKNKGMVSALREIIGKKITIPVEPQVVNALGALRYFS, from the coding sequence ATGATAGGGCTTGATGTGGGAAGTACGACTGCAAAAATCGTCCGGATAGAGAATGGCGATATCAAATACGCCATAACGGGTACGCACAACTGGAAGGACCTTGTGAGCGGGATGGATAAAGACGAAATCGTTTCAACGGGTTATTTCAGGAACTCCGTCCCGCATCGAGCATCGGTGACGGAAATAACCGCCGCCATTTACGGCGTGCGCCATTATTATCCTGAAGCAGATGTAATCGTCGATATAGGCGGGCAGGATACCAAAGTCATAGACATAAAAAGGAATAACTTTGTGATCAATGACAAATGCAGCGCAGGTACGGGCGCATTCCTTGAATTCGTGGCAAATTATTTTAAAATTGAGCTGGATGACCTGGGTTCGCTGCACTTTCAAGCAGAGCGCATCCCTGATATTAATAACACGTGCGGAGTTTTCGCAATTTCAGAGATGATCTCGCAACTTGTAGCGGGCTACTCAAAAGAAGAAGTGATCGCAGGGATGCATTATGCGTTCGCGCGGAGGATTTCATATATGGTTCCTGAAACCGAACATATCGTCCTGATTGGCGGAACTGTAAAAAATAAAGGAATGGTTTCGGCCCTGAGGGAGATCATCGGGAAAAAAATCACGATCCCTGTTGAACCGCAGGTCGTGAACGCGCTGGGTGCACTGAGATATTTTTCCTAA